The genomic segment CTGAAATATTCTAGCCCATATATTCATTATCTTATTTTTTATTATTTATGTTATTAATCACTACTTTGCTGACTTATAATTAACTTATAGGAAGTCCACATCCCAGAAAGAACGCCAAGAATAACACCTAAGATCAAAAAAACCCATCCAGTACCAAACCATTTATCAAGTTTATTACCACACCAGACTCCAAAGAAAACGGGAATAATAATAACAATCCCTATCTGAGATAACAAAGCTAAAGCTTGTAAAATTTTAAAATTTTCTTTCATTTTTAAGCTCCTAATATAGTCACTTGAATTTTATGACTACCTGTCTAACATTATATGTATAATAAGCTTTTATTTATTATATCTAGCCTATTATTTGCTTATAGAAATAATATACTATTACTATCGATTCATTATATCAAATACTAATATCTATGTCAAGCATAAATTTTAACATTTAAATATCTCTTATTGATTTAAAGCTATGATTAAATAATAACTAATTATTATAATAACAAAAAAATAAACACAAATCAAATATTTCCAATTATTTGTTTATGTTATTAAAATATGTAATTAAGAGTTCTCTAATTCTAACAGCAGCTTGACCATCACCGTAAAGATCTGTAACCACAGAAGATGATGACGTTATTGGTTGCTCGTGAAGAAGGTTTAATCCTGCTTTTACAATCCTAGTTTTATTAGTCCCCACTAATTGTACACTGCCGCTTACAATAGCCTCAGGTCGTTCAGTAGTTTCTCTTAAAAGTAAAGTCGGTTTACCTAGAGAAGAAGCTTCCTCCTGAATTCCACCAGAATCAGTTAAAATTATATCTGCTCGAACCATTAAATTAATAAACTCTTTATAATTTAGCGGTTCTATTAAATGAACATTAGGAACATCGGATAAAACATTTTTAACTATTTTGCTAATCTTGGGATTAGGATGTACGGGAAAAACAACTTCTGCTTGCGGGTAAGATACTACGAGTTCTTTTATTGCTCGACAGATATTAACTAAAGGCTGACCTAAATTTTCCCGTCGATGAGTCGTTACCAATATTAATTTTTCTTTCAGCAAATCTAAATCATTAATAACTCCTTTAGAAAATCTATAATCTTTCTCATAAATCTCTAACAGAGCATCCACAATAGTATTCCCTGTTATAAAAACCTGAGATTCATCTATCCCTTCCTGCAAAAGATTGTTTTTAGCTTGTTCAGTAGGAGCAAAGTGCATTTCTGTTAATACCCCGCATAAACGACGATTCATTTCTTCTGGAAAAGGGTCATACTTCTCATAAGTCCTTAATCCAGCTTCAACATGTCCAATTGGAATTTGAGCATAAAAAGCTGCTAATGAACTGGTAAAAGTAGTTGTAGTATCGCCATGAACTAAGACTAAATCAGGTTCCTCCTGCTCAAACAGTGGTTTTAATTGCTGTAAAATTTTGATAGTAATTTGGCTTAAATTCTGTTTAGGCTTCATAATATCTAAATCATAATCAACCTCTAACTGGAATAATTCTAATACCTGATCTAATAATTCACGGTGTTGAGCGGTAGTTATAACAACTGGATTTAAGTTTTGACTCTGCTTTAATTCTTTGACCACTGGTGCCATCTTAATTGCTTCCGGTCTAGTTCCAAATATAATAGCTACTTTCTTAATCTCTTCCACCACCTCTAACTCAGATGATTTCCACTAATTATTATATTAACTTTAACACCAATTATGCATAAAACCGACTAGTTTAAACATAAACCAGTCGGTATTTATAACTAATTGATGTTAGTTAATACTTTTATAATTTTCTTCTCTGGAATCTAAGTTTAATTCTATAACTCCTAACTTATAGGAACCATAAAACAGAATTACAGCTAGAATAGCCAACACTCCAAAGGCTTGGAGCTCCGAAACACCATTGACAGCAATAGCTACTAATCCCAAAGATAAACTGATTAAATAAACTACTATTACCGTTTCTTTATGGCTTAAACCTAATTCTAATAATCGGTGGTGTAGATGGCCTCGATCAGCCTGAAATAAAGGTTCACCTTTCTGCCGGCGCCTAATAATAGCAAAGGCTGTATCAAAGATCGGAACACCTAAAGCTAAAATAGGAACTACTAAGGTTGCTGCTGCTGCACTCTTCAATGCTCCCAGTGCCGAAATAGCAGCCAACAAAAATCCCAAAAATAAGGAACCGGTATCCCCCATGAATATCTGGGCCGGATTAAAATTATACTGTAGAAATCCTATACAGGCTCCAGCTACAGCAATCGTTAATATTATTACCAATAACTCGGCTTCCTGAATAGCTACTACTAAAAGTGTTACAGCAGCAATTGTTGATACTCCTGCTGCTAAACCGTCCAAACCATCAATTAAATTAACAGTATTGGTAATAGCCACTAACCAAAAAACAGTAAACGGAATACTTAAAGCCCCTAAATAGAACACTCCTCCCAAAGGATTAGTAATAAACTCTATCTTAATTCCAAAGGAGGTAACTAATAGAGCAGCTATAATCTGCCAGATAAATTTGCTGGTTGGAGATAGTCCTCTTAAATCATCAATTAAACCAATAACCAGCATTAATGTACTACTAATTATAATTCCTAATAATTTAGAATTAATACCAGCTGTAAACAAAACCGCAGCTATAACTCCTACATAGATTGCTAAACCGCCCAAATTGACAACTGGATGCTGATTAACTCTGCGGGTATTAGGATAATCCACTGCTCCAACCTGCCGGGCTATCCTGCCAGCTACCGGAGTTGAAACATAAGTAAGAATTACAGCAATTAAGAAACAAAGAATATAGCTTTCCACTGCTTTCATCCTTTCTAATC from the Acetohalobium arabaticum DSM 5501 genome contains:
- a CDS encoding AtpZ/AtpI family protein; its protein translation is MKENFKILQALALLSQIGIVIIIPVFFGVWCGNKLDKWFGTGWVFLILGVILGVLSGMWTSYKLIISQQSSD
- the wecB gene encoding non-hydrolyzing UDP-N-acetylglucosamine 2-epimerase; amino-acid sequence: MEEIKKVAIIFGTRPEAIKMAPVVKELKQSQNLNPVVITTAQHRELLDQVLELFQLEVDYDLDIMKPKQNLSQITIKILQQLKPLFEQEEPDLVLVHGDTTTTFTSSLAAFYAQIPIGHVEAGLRTYEKYDPFPEEMNRRLCGVLTEMHFAPTEQAKNNLLQEGIDESQVFITGNTIVDALLEIYEKDYRFSKGVINDLDLLKEKLILVTTHRRENLGQPLVNICRAIKELVVSYPQAEVVFPVHPNPKISKIVKNVLSDVPNVHLIEPLNYKEFINLMVRADIILTDSGGIQEEASSLGKPTLLLRETTERPEAIVSGSVQLVGTNKTRIVKAGLNLLHEQPITSSSSVVTDLYGDGQAAVRIRELLITYFNNINK
- a CDS encoding glycosyltransferase family 4 protein encodes the protein MESYILCFLIAVILTYVSTPVAGRIARQVGAVDYPNTRRVNQHPVVNLGGLAIYVGVIAAVLFTAGINSKLLGIIISSTLMLVIGLIDDLRGLSPTSKFIWQIIAALLVTSFGIKIEFITNPLGGVFYLGALSIPFTVFWLVAITNTVNLIDGLDGLAAGVSTIAAVTLLVVAIQEAELLVIILTIAVAGACIGFLQYNFNPAQIFMGDTGSLFLGFLLAAISALGALKSAAAATLVVPILALGVPIFDTAFAIIRRRQKGEPLFQADRGHLHHRLLELGLSHKETVIVVYLISLSLGLVAIAVNGVSELQAFGVLAILAVILFYGSYKLGVIELNLDSREENYKSIN